A section of the Pseudomonas sp. Q1-7 genome encodes:
- a CDS encoding TRAP transporter large permease → MSGLSLGLLALAATFTLLVLRVHIGLTMMVGGALCFLAVNDGDLSALLFSLNNLAWSRLSNYDLAVIPLFVLMGQFATHGGLSKAIFRCAAAFVGHLRGGLGMSAIGACAGFGAICGSSLATSATMSQVALPELRRHRYSGRLATATVAAGGTLGILIPPSVPLIIYAVLTQESIAKLFVAAVMPGLLAALGYLVVVRLMVAREAQGHSYSVPASAAERFKSFLQVLPVLGVFLVVIVGIYGGWANPTEAASIGAAACGLLAVFQGGMRTEGLRQSLLGTAETTAMIFLVLLGADLLNSGLALTQMPTELAEWVKQSGLAPMLVLCAILLLYLLLGCVMDSLAMILLTIPIFYPVVMGLDFYGMTEVQKSIWFGILALMVVEIGLIHPPLGMNLFIVNKVARDVPYLETAKGVLPFLASDLLRIILLVAFPGICLGLLGL, encoded by the coding sequence ATGAGCGGTTTGAGTCTTGGTCTGCTGGCGCTGGCCGCCACCTTCACCCTGCTGGTGCTGCGCGTGCACATCGGCCTGACCATGATGGTGGGTGGCGCCCTGTGCTTCCTCGCGGTGAATGATGGCGACCTCTCCGCGCTGCTCTTCAGCCTCAACAACCTGGCCTGGTCGCGACTGTCCAACTACGACCTGGCGGTGATTCCGCTGTTCGTGCTGATGGGCCAGTTCGCTACCCACGGCGGCCTGTCCAAGGCCATCTTCCGTTGCGCGGCGGCTTTTGTCGGCCACTTGCGCGGCGGCCTCGGCATGTCCGCCATCGGAGCCTGCGCCGGCTTCGGCGCCATCTGCGGTTCTTCCCTGGCCACTTCGGCCACCATGAGCCAGGTGGCGCTGCCGGAGCTACGCCGGCACAGGTATTCCGGGCGCCTGGCCACCGCCACTGTGGCCGCGGGCGGCACCCTGGGCATCCTCATCCCGCCATCGGTGCCGTTGATCATCTACGCGGTGCTGACCCAGGAATCCATCGCCAAGCTGTTCGTCGCCGCCGTGATGCCGGGCCTGTTGGCGGCGTTGGGCTACCTCGTCGTGGTGCGCCTGATGGTGGCGCGCGAGGCGCAAGGTCACAGCTACAGCGTGCCGGCCAGCGCCGCCGAGCGCTTCAAGTCCTTCCTCCAGGTGCTGCCGGTGCTGGGCGTGTTCCTGGTGGTGATAGTCGGCATCTACGGCGGCTGGGCGAACCCCACCGAGGCAGCCTCCATCGGTGCGGCGGCCTGCGGCCTGCTGGCGGTGTTCCAGGGTGGCATGCGCACGGAGGGCCTGCGCCAGAGCCTGCTGGGCACTGCCGAGACCACGGCGATGATCTTCCTCGTGCTGCTGGGCGCCGACCTGCTCAACTCCGGCCTGGCCCTGACCCAGATGCCCACCGAGCTGGCCGAGTGGGTCAAGCAGAGCGGCCTGGCGCCCATGCTCGTGCTCTGCGCCATCCTGCTGCTGTACCTGCTGCTGGGCTGCGTGATGGATTCCCTGGCGATGATCCTGCTGACCATCCCGATCTTCTATCCGGTGGTCATGGGCCTGGATTTCTACGGCATGACCGAGGTGCAGAAGTCCATCTGGTTCGGCATCCTCGCGCTGATGGTGGTGGAGATCGGCCTGATCCACCCGCCGCTCGGCATGAACCTGTTCATCGTCAACAAGGTGGCACGGGACGTGCCCTACCTGGAGACGGCCAAGGGCGTGCTGCCGTTCCTCGCCTCCGACCTGCTGCGCATCATCCTGCTGGTGGCCTTCCCCGGCATTTGCCTGGGGCTCCTTGGCCTCTGA
- a CDS encoding TRAP transporter substrate-binding protein has product MKMSKLAVLFAAAYTSAAALADTTYTLKVAHFLPANSNAQRNIIEPWCQQLSAESAGRLKCQLYPSMQLGGTPAKLADMARNGVADIVWTAPAYSAGKFPRIEAMELPFMLPAGAKASNPIIWQYYEQYARDDFKGFKVLSVHGDGGMDIHTRGKGVATLEDLKNLKLRASSRTAAKLVEALGATPVSMPPAQMTESISKGVVDGALASWEVVPPTKLDEVTDHHSSIPAGQSAFSYTVLAMLMNPRKFDSLPQDLRAIIDRNSGPALNDRFASAWDSFLDNARDATPAEQMVPIGEPAYAAMRQAAAPVADAWAAAATDNGLDGKALLEGARTLSTKAR; this is encoded by the coding sequence ATGAAGATGTCCAAGCTCGCCGTCCTCTTCGCTGCCGCCTACACGTCCGCTGCGGCCCTCGCGGATACCACCTACACGCTGAAGGTCGCGCACTTCCTACCCGCCAACTCCAATGCCCAGCGCAACATCATCGAACCCTGGTGCCAGCAACTCTCCGCCGAATCCGCCGGTCGTTTGAAATGCCAGCTCTACCCCTCCATGCAACTGGGCGGCACCCCGGCCAAGCTGGCCGACATGGCGCGCAACGGGGTTGCCGATATCGTCTGGACCGCACCGGCCTATTCAGCGGGCAAGTTCCCGCGCATCGAAGCCATGGAGCTACCCTTCATGCTGCCGGCGGGGGCCAAGGCGAGTAATCCGATCATCTGGCAGTACTACGAGCAGTACGCCAGGGACGACTTCAAGGGCTTCAAGGTGCTCTCCGTCCACGGCGATGGCGGCATGGACATCCACACCCGCGGCAAAGGTGTCGCGACCCTGGAGGACCTGAAGAACCTCAAGCTGCGCGCTTCCAGCCGTACCGCTGCCAAGCTGGTGGAGGCCCTGGGCGCGACTCCGGTGAGCATGCCCCCGGCGCAGATGACTGAGTCCATCTCCAAGGGGGTGGTGGACGGCGCGCTGGCGTCGTGGGAAGTGGTGCCGCCGACCAAGCTGGATGAAGTCACCGACCACCATTCCTCGATTCCTGCCGGACAGTCGGCGTTTTCCTACACCGTGCTCGCCATGCTGATGAACCCGCGCAAGTTCGACAGCCTGCCGCAAGACTTGCGCGCCATCATCGATCGCAACAGCGGCCCGGCCCTCAACGACCGCTTCGCCAGCGCCTGGGACAGCTTCCTCGACAACGCCCGCGACGCCACTCCGGCGGAGCAGATGGTCCCCATCGGCGAGCCGGCCTATGCGGCGATGCGCCAGGCCGCCGCGCCGGTGGCCGATGCCTGGGCTGCCGCCGCCACCGACAACGGGCTCGATGGCAAGGCGCTGCTGGAAGGCGCCCGCACGCTCTCGACCAAGGCCCGGTGA
- a CDS encoding cupin domain-containing protein — protein sequence MALTPIKHGITLDELDAWGTVADLGSEILEGEVRAFGKMTAGAPTDPVSAAYFGTTRGKFRMVYPFSEQATVVSGELRLTDESTGHSQVFKTGDTWFVNKGTPVLWEVLSESFVKHYYAVA from the coding sequence ATGGCCCTCACGCCCATCAAGCACGGCATCACCCTCGACGAACTGGACGCCTGGGGCACGGTCGCCGATCTCGGCTCGGAAATCCTCGAAGGCGAGGTCCGCGCCTTCGGCAAGATGACCGCCGGCGCCCCCACCGACCCGGTCAGCGCGGCCTACTTCGGCACCACCCGGGGCAAGTTCCGCATGGTCTACCCCTTCAGCGAACAAGCCACCGTAGTCAGCGGCGAACTGCGCCTGACCGACGAATCCACCGGCCACAGCCAGGTGTTCAAGACTGGCGACACCTGGTTCGTAAACAAGGGCACTCCGGTGCTCTGGGAAGTGCTCAGCGAGAGCTTCGTGAAGCACTACTACGCGGTGGCCTGA
- a CDS encoding OprD family porin: protein MTRPHPSRPTLAFLALLSSTQASADFVGDSKASLELRNVYINRDFRQEGAPQSKAAEWGQGFITRFESGFTEGTVGLGLDALGELGVKLDSSRDRRGTGLLPFDPATKDPVDDYSELGLTAKLRASKSTLRLGTLQPTLPIALYNDTRLLPSTFSGGMLTSQEFDGLTLNAGRLTETNLRDSSSRDDIGYAGQTSDHFDFAGGTWTPTPALALTAYTSELQDIYRQHFAGLVHTLPLGEGLSLKSDLRYFDSQDAGSAKAGRVDNRNFNGMLSLTAGAQRFSVAWQRLSGDSTFPFLTGGDPFVVNLVTYNTFTKPEEDSWQLRYDYDFARLGIPGLSFMTRYVSGDGVEQGAVRNGREWERDTDLAYVVQSGSLRGFNIRLRNVTFRSGDGLTQDIDENRIILGYTLALW, encoded by the coding sequence ATGACCCGGCCCCATCCGTCCCGCCCCACCCTCGCCTTCCTCGCGCTCCTCAGCAGTACCCAGGCCAGCGCCGACTTCGTCGGCGACAGCAAGGCCAGCCTCGAACTGCGCAACGTCTACATCAACCGCGATTTCCGCCAGGAAGGCGCGCCGCAGTCCAAGGCGGCCGAATGGGGGCAAGGCTTCATTACCCGTTTCGAATCGGGCTTCACCGAAGGCACCGTCGGCCTCGGCCTGGATGCCCTGGGAGAGCTGGGCGTAAAGCTGGATTCCAGCCGTGACCGCCGCGGAACCGGCCTGCTGCCCTTCGACCCCGCGACGAAAGATCCGGTGGACGACTACAGCGAACTGGGCCTGACCGCCAAGCTGCGCGCCTCAAAGAGCACCTTGCGCCTAGGCACCCTGCAGCCGACCCTGCCGATCGCGCTGTACAACGACACGCGCCTGCTGCCCTCGACCTTCAGCGGCGGCATGCTCACCAGCCAGGAGTTCGACGGCCTCACCCTGAATGCCGGCCGCCTGACCGAAACCAATCTGCGCGACTCGTCCAGCCGCGACGATATCGGCTACGCCGGGCAGACCAGCGACCACTTCGACTTCGCCGGCGGCACCTGGACGCCAACACCTGCACTTGCCCTGACCGCCTACACGTCGGAACTGCAGGACATCTATCGCCAGCACTTCGCCGGGCTGGTGCACACCCTGCCCCTGGGCGAGGGACTCAGCCTGAAGAGCGACCTGCGCTACTTCGACAGCCAGGACGCCGGCTCGGCCAAGGCCGGGCGCGTCGACAACCGCAACTTCAACGGCATGCTCAGCCTCACCGCCGGCGCCCAGCGCTTCTCCGTGGCCTGGCAGCGGCTGTCCGGCGACAGCACTTTCCCCTTCCTCACCGGCGGCGATCCCTTCGTGGTCAACCTGGTGACCTACAACACCTTCACGAAGCCCGAGGAGGATTCCTGGCAACTGCGCTACGACTACGACTTCGCCCGCCTGGGAATTCCGGGGCTGAGCTTCATGACCCGCTATGTCAGCGGCGACGGCGTGGAACAGGGCGCGGTACGCAACGGCCGCGAGTGGGAGCGCGACACCGACCTCGCCTACGTGGTGCAGAGCGGCAGCCTGCGCGGTTTCAACATCCGCCTGCGCAATGTCACCTTCCGCTCTGGCGACGGACTGACCCAGGACATCGACGAGAATCGCATCATCCTCGGCTATACCCTGGCGCTGTGGTAA
- a CDS encoding NAD(P)/FAD-dependent oxidoreductase — protein sequence MITIETPTYYTATRKYDLSFPSLEQDLEADVVVIGGGFSGINTALELAEKGITDIVVLEARYLGFGGTGRNGGQIMAGIGHDLNKIRKDVGEDGLRSIFEISDLGADIIKGRIQKYGIDADFCHGYGYMGFNARQAKTLRAWEKEFKSLNSRHEIRYLDGSEVRQIIGSDAYSSALLHMGGGHVHSLNLLLGEAKALASHGVKIFEYSPALDVSYGERITVRTAKGSVRASKLLWACDSFLNKLEPELHKSTINTYAFQMMTEPLPEELIQRISPIRGAYSDIRPVIDYYRVTNENRLLFGSATPFIEHIPGDLKAWNRALMLKIFPYLENVKIDLAWGGPMACSPNLFPQIGTLPGRPNAFFVQGYSGFGVTPSHIICKVLAEGMSEGSARYDLISSVKRIRVHGKDQVRPLLLSAGKTWHQVSGYWNGRR from the coding sequence ATGATCACTATCGAGACCCCCACCTACTACACCGCGACCCGAAAGTACGACCTGTCCTTCCCCTCCCTGGAGCAGGACCTGGAAGCCGACGTCGTCGTCATCGGCGGCGGCTTCTCCGGCATCAACACGGCCCTTGAACTGGCCGAAAAAGGCATCACCGACATCGTGGTGCTGGAAGCGCGCTACCTGGGCTTCGGAGGAACCGGGCGCAACGGTGGGCAGATCATGGCGGGCATCGGCCATGACCTGAACAAGATCCGCAAGGACGTCGGCGAGGACGGACTGCGCTCGATCTTCGAGATCAGCGACCTGGGTGCCGACATCATCAAGGGCCGCATCCAGAAGTACGGCATCGACGCCGACTTCTGCCATGGATACGGCTACATGGGCTTCAACGCGCGCCAGGCAAAGACCCTGCGGGCCTGGGAGAAGGAGTTCAAATCGCTCAATTCCAGGCACGAAATCCGCTACCTGGATGGATCGGAAGTGCGCCAGATCATCGGCTCCGACGCCTACTCAAGCGCCCTGCTGCACATGGGTGGCGGACACGTGCATTCCCTCAACCTGCTGCTCGGCGAGGCCAAGGCGCTGGCCAGCCATGGCGTGAAGATATTCGAGTACAGCCCGGCGCTGGACGTGAGCTATGGCGAGCGCATCACCGTGCGCACCGCCAAGGGTTCGGTCCGGGCGAGCAAGCTGCTCTGGGCCTGTGACAGCTTCCTCAACAAGCTGGAACCCGAACTGCACAAGTCCACCATCAACACCTATGCCTTCCAGATGATGACCGAGCCGCTGCCGGAAGAGCTGATCCAGCGCATCAGTCCGATTCGCGGTGCCTACAGCGACATCCGCCCGGTCATCGACTACTACCGGGTAACCAACGAAAACCGCCTGCTGTTCGGTTCCGCCACCCCCTTCATCGAACACATTCCGGGCGATCTCAAGGCCTGGAACCGTGCGCTGATGCTGAAGATCTTCCCCTACCTGGAAAACGTGAAGATCGACCTCGCCTGGGGCGGCCCCATGGCCTGCAGCCCCAACCTATTCCCGCAGATCGGCACCCTGCCCGGTCGCCCCAATGCCTTCTTCGTCCAGGGCTATTCGGGCTTCGGCGTCACGCCCAGCCACATCATCTGCAAGGTACTGGCCGAGGGCATGAGCGAAGGCTCCGCCCGCTACGACCTGATCAGCTCGGTGAAACGCATCCGCGTCCACGGCAAGGACCAGGTCCGCCCCTTGCTGCTCAGCGCCGGCAAGACCTGGCATCAGGTGTCCGGCTACTGGAACGGCCGACGCTAG
- a CDS encoding TRAP transporter small permease yields the protein MNESLSFDAAPAEGAGLISRALLRIAQGFALGGGFILLALVAMSLVSIIGRKLFATPIQGDIELMEIGAAVAIAAFLPLCELRGQHIKVDAFTLKLPSRVQVWLDAFAHLLCLLAALLLAWRTGLQVLESHEYGEVSTLLSVPLWMPLLGIVPSLLLLAVTAGARTLHCLYREQRP from the coding sequence ATGAACGAGTCCCTGTCCTTCGACGCCGCCCCCGCCGAGGGGGCCGGCCTGATCAGCCGCGCGCTGCTGCGCATCGCCCAGGGGTTCGCCCTGGGTGGCGGTTTCATCCTGCTGGCGCTGGTGGCCATGTCCCTGGTTTCCATCATCGGCCGCAAGCTGTTCGCCACACCCATCCAGGGTGATATCGAGCTGATGGAGATCGGCGCGGCAGTGGCCATCGCCGCCTTCCTGCCGTTGTGCGAACTGCGCGGCCAGCACATCAAGGTGGACGCCTTCACCCTCAAGCTGCCATCGCGTGTCCAGGTTTGGCTGGACGCCTTCGCCCACCTGCTGTGCCTGCTGGCGGCGTTGCTGCTGGCCTGGCGCACTGGCCTGCAGGTGTTGGAGAGCCACGAGTACGGCGAAGTGTCCACCCTGCTCTCGGTACCGCTATGGATGCCCCTGCTGGGCATAGTGCCGAGCCTGCTGTTGCTGGCAGTTACCGCTGGCGCACGCACCCTTCATTGCCTCTATCGGGAGCAACGTCCATGA
- a CDS encoding helix-turn-helix transcriptional regulator, whose protein sequence is MHEDFGLHCLHAFSRVVPASCFAFYRIDEQLRARDFQLLHMNARTHRDYLDHYRDFDPLQPSLCQDERHAVVPLREAMARQARDSRRIYQGFLVRHGIRDVVEVIAHDRQRPVAGISLLRTGDLTPFANEDLQRLDGLRSLLDLAVRQMPEQPLPTDALLGLTPREQAIALLLREGLTNKDLARQLDLGLATVKTHLINLFRKTGARSRTELVRKLFP, encoded by the coding sequence ATGCATGAAGACTTCGGCCTGCACTGCCTGCACGCCTTCAGCCGGGTAGTCCCGGCGTCCTGCTTCGCCTTCTACCGGATCGACGAGCAACTGCGCGCCCGGGACTTCCAACTGCTGCACATGAACGCCCGCACCCACCGCGACTACCTCGACCACTACCGCGACTTCGACCCGCTGCAGCCATCCCTTTGCCAGGACGAACGCCACGCCGTGGTGCCCCTGCGCGAAGCCATGGCCCGCCAGGCGCGCGACTCGCGACGTATCTACCAGGGTTTCCTGGTCCGTCATGGCATCCGCGACGTCGTGGAAGTGATCGCCCACGACCGGCAGCGGCCGGTGGCGGGCATTTCCCTGCTGCGCACCGGCGACCTGACCCCCTTCGCCAACGAGGACCTGCAGCGCCTCGACGGCCTGCGCAGCCTGCTCGATCTCGCCGTACGCCAGATGCCGGAGCAGCCCCTGCCGACCGACGCACTCCTCGGTCTTACGCCGCGCGAACAGGCGATCGCCCTGCTGCTGCGCGAAGGCCTGACCAACAAGGACCTCGCCCGCCAGCTGGACCTGGGGCTGGCGACGGTGAAAACCCACCTGATCAACCTGTTCCGCAAGACCGGCGCGCGCAGCCGAACCGAGCTGGTGCGCAAGCTCTTTCCCTGA
- a CDS encoding acid phosphatase, giving the protein MHKTSSALIFGLALLLPALAIQADQATAYPPYLASTRLQLADFLPPPPAADSPAARLDLQAVLDAQAARSTAQVKKVQADDQWEDGIFPFAADLLGSGFDAENLPLTRAFFRRAQEDLVQVLMPAKQQFDRPRPYETDTRVEPVLPPPEGDSYPSGHSMNAYLNATLLGMVLPEKRSELFERAREHADSRVIAGVHYPSDLEGGQIAAAALVASLLSDSQAAADFNRVREEIRAALRRSEG; this is encoded by the coding sequence ATGCACAAGACTTCAAGCGCCCTGATCTTCGGCCTCGCTCTGCTGCTGCCCGCGCTCGCCATTCAGGCCGATCAGGCCACCGCCTATCCGCCCTACCTCGCCAGCACCCGCCTGCAGTTGGCGGACTTCCTGCCACCGCCGCCCGCTGCCGACTCGCCCGCCGCCAGGCTCGACCTCCAGGCCGTGCTTGATGCCCAGGCCGCGCGCAGCACCGCGCAGGTGAAGAAAGTGCAGGCCGACGACCAGTGGGAAGACGGTATCTTCCCCTTCGCTGCCGACCTGCTGGGCAGCGGCTTCGACGCGGAAAATCTGCCCCTGACCCGTGCCTTCTTCCGCCGCGCCCAGGAAGACCTGGTGCAGGTGTTGATGCCGGCCAAGCAGCAGTTCGACCGGCCCCGCCCTTACGAGACTGACACCCGGGTGGAGCCCGTGCTGCCTCCGCCGGAGGGTGATTCCTACCCCAGCGGCCACAGCATGAATGCCTACCTCAACGCCACCCTGTTGGGCATGGTGTTACCGGAGAAACGCAGCGAGCTGTTCGAGCGCGCGCGGGAACACGCCGACAGCCGGGTGATCGCCGGCGTGCATTACCCCAGCGACCTGGAAGGCGGGCAGATCGCCGCCGCGGCGCTGGTGGCGAGCCTGTTGTCGGACTCGCAGGCGGCGGCCGACTTCAATCGGGTGCGCGAAGAGATCCGTGCAGCGCTGAGGCGAAGCGAGGGATAG
- a CDS encoding MFS transporter, with protein sequence MSERRPWPKAIRALRHRNFRLYFTGQAISTLGSWLQQVALAWLIYRLTGSAALLGVTTFAALLPQLLVGPLAGAWIDRHDKRRLLIGVQGLLGLQAIGLTLLTATGLIGPTLIVAMAALLGVLNAFDTPLRQSLLSQFVSGKEDLPNALALNAMLFNSSRFIGPPLAGVLLGFTSEAACFALNALSYLGLAAGLLVIRMAPTPRAQGSTRDVFREGLRYIAGRPPIRLMMTSVLVVNLTASSYAVLLPVFAKDIFTGDARTLGWLWGAAGLGSLLGTLFLANRHALPSLVGSIMACALAAGAALLAFAASGQLVLSLLAMAVLGFAITNCNVGTNILLQSLAPEHLRGRVVALYTSTRFGFDAIGGLLVGVLAERFGAPWAMAGAGLVLLAYCAWLLPRQRQLGREIAEAPTTA encoded by the coding sequence ATGTCCGAACGACGCCCCTGGCCCAAGGCCATCCGCGCCCTGCGCCACCGCAACTTCCGCCTGTACTTCACCGGCCAGGCCATTTCCACCCTGGGCAGCTGGCTGCAACAGGTGGCGCTGGCCTGGCTGATCTACCGCCTCACCGGTTCAGCCGCCTTGCTCGGGGTTACCACCTTCGCGGCGTTGCTGCCCCAGCTCCTGGTCGGTCCCCTGGCGGGCGCCTGGATCGACCGTCATGACAAGCGCCGACTGCTGATTGGCGTCCAGGGGTTGCTCGGTCTTCAAGCCATCGGCCTGACCCTGCTCACCGCTACCGGGCTGATCGGGCCGACGCTGATCGTCGCCATGGCCGCCCTGCTCGGCGTGCTCAACGCCTTCGATACCCCCTTGCGTCAGTCCCTGTTGAGCCAGTTCGTCAGCGGCAAGGAGGACTTGCCCAACGCGCTGGCCCTCAATGCCATGCTGTTCAACTCATCGCGCTTCATCGGCCCGCCCCTGGCCGGCGTGCTGCTGGGTTTCACCAGCGAGGCCGCCTGTTTCGCCCTCAATGCGCTGTCCTACCTGGGGTTGGCCGCGGGCCTGCTGGTGATCCGCATGGCGCCAACGCCCCGCGCCCAGGGTTCCACCCGCGACGTGTTCCGTGAAGGTTTGCGGTACATCGCCGGCCGTCCGCCGATCCGCCTGATGATGACCAGCGTGCTGGTGGTCAACCTCACCGCCTCCAGCTATGCCGTGCTGCTGCCCGTGTTCGCCAAGGACATCTTCACCGGCGACGCACGCACCCTGGGCTGGCTCTGGGGGGCGGCTGGCCTCGGCTCGCTGCTGGGCACGCTGTTCCTCGCCAACCGCCACGCGCTGCCCAGCCTGGTCGGCAGCATCATGGCCTGCGCCCTGGCCGCCGGCGCTGCGCTGCTGGCTTTCGCGGCCAGCGGACAACTCGTGCTCTCGCTGCTGGCCATGGCGGTGCTCGGCTTCGCCATCACCAACTGCAATGTGGGCACCAACATCCTGCTGCAGAGCCTGGCGCCGGAGCATCTGCGTGGCCGGGTGGTGGCGCTCTACACCTCGACGCGCTTCGGCTTCGATGCCATCGGCGGCCTGCTGGTGGGTGTGCTCGCCGAACGATTCGGCGCGCCCTGGGCCATGGCCGGTGCCGGCCTGGTGCTACTGGCCTATTGCGCCTGGCTGCTGCCACGCCAGCGCCAGTTGGGCCGGGAGATCGCCGAGGCGCCGACCACGGCCTGA
- a CDS encoding molybdenum cofactor biosynthesis F family protein — protein MTTQPEWINVGALADGFAPEAFTLPNLADLAGKVFTLHFANGWRIEHRFEAEQLAWSMADGSARGESPYRATSVREGLYLVDFLKQDDGREISVSLVLDIANAAFTAVLGRMPTEAECRGDLFGKALSGGELTSVKADFLHGSIDRAWREGACPHAPSRDLVGLRNLYRYSPTEVYEHLYLNEHFYSWQCLKGVEQGLADTDRCHTLKIADELYLFVWREKIIPTLGVVLIDLKHHRSDGKICGYASGDFGQLSNFPVSSHCSVLNRTEYPQ, from the coding sequence ATGACCACCCAACCCGAATGGATCAACGTCGGCGCCCTGGCAGACGGTTTCGCCCCCGAGGCCTTTACCCTGCCGAACCTGGCGGACCTCGCTGGCAAGGTCTTCACCCTTCACTTCGCCAATGGCTGGCGGATCGAGCATCGCTTCGAAGCCGAGCAGCTCGCCTGGAGCATGGCCGACGGCAGCGCCCGGGGTGAATCGCCCTACCGCGCCACCTCGGTTCGCGAGGGCCTGTACCTGGTGGACTTCCTCAAGCAGGACGACGGTCGCGAGATTTCCGTAAGCCTGGTGCTGGACATTGCCAACGCTGCCTTCACCGCCGTGCTCGGGCGGATGCCCACGGAAGCGGAATGCCGGGGCGACCTGTTCGGCAAGGCCCTTTCCGGCGGCGAGCTGACTTCGGTGAAGGCCGACTTCCTCCACGGCAGCATTGACCGTGCCTGGCGCGAAGGTGCCTGCCCCCATGCCCCGAGCCGCGATCTGGTGGGTCTGCGCAATCTCTACCGTTACAGCCCCACCGAGGTCTACGAGCACCTCTACCTCAACGAGCACTTCTACAGCTGGCAGTGCCTGAAAGGGGTTGAACAGGGGCTGGCCGATACCGACCGCTGCCACACCCTGAAGATCGCCGACGAACTCTACCTGTTTGTCTGGCGCGAGAAGATCATCCCCACCCTCGGCGTGGTGCTGATCGACCTGAAACACCACCGCAGCGACGGCAAGATCTGCGGCTACGCCAGCGGTGATTTCGGCCAGTTGTCGAACTTCCCGGTGAGCTCCCACTGCAGCGTGCTCAACCGCACGGAGTACCCGCAATGA
- a CDS encoding SDR family NAD(P)-dependent oxidoreductase codes for MNGRIVLITGAGTGIGAACAWRLAGEGVQLVLVGRRREPLEAVSRDTGGLVLCGDAASSTDWARFIPAILERFGGLDGVIANAGGHGLGRATETSDDDWQAAIHANLDSAFQTARACLPLLQVRRGSMVLMASIAALAAGEGVCGYTTAKHALLGLTRSLARDYGPLGVRVNALCPGWVRTPMADAEMQPLMKRHGESLDAAYARVTADVPLRRPASPEEIASVCRFLLSDEASIITGASLVADGGSSIVDVPTLAFGQV; via the coding sequence ATGAACGGCCGCATCGTCCTCATCACCGGAGCCGGCACCGGCATAGGCGCCGCCTGCGCGTGGCGCCTGGCGGGAGAAGGGGTGCAACTGGTGCTGGTGGGGCGTCGCCGCGAGCCGCTGGAAGCGGTGTCCCGCGACACCGGCGGCCTGGTGCTCTGCGGGGACGCCGCCAGCAGCACGGACTGGGCGCGCTTCATCCCGGCCATCCTGGAGCGTTTCGGCGGTCTCGACGGGGTGATCGCCAACGCTGGCGGCCACGGCCTGGGCCGCGCCACCGAGACCTCCGACGACGATTGGCAGGCGGCGATTCATGCCAACCTCGACAGCGCCTTCCAGACCGCGCGCGCCTGCCTGCCACTGTTGCAGGTACGTCGCGGGTCGATGGTCCTGATGGCCTCCATCGCCGCCCTGGCCGCCGGGGAAGGCGTGTGCGGCTACACCACCGCCAAGCATGCGTTGCTCGGCCTCACCCGCTCCCTGGCGCGGGACTATGGCCCGCTGGGTGTCCGGGTGAACGCCCTCTGCCCGGGCTGGGTACGCACCCCCATGGCCGATGCCGAAATGCAGCCCCTGATGAAGCGCCACGGTGAGAGCCTGGATGCTGCCTATGCGCGGGTCACCGCCGACGTGCCGCTACGCCGTCCGGCCAGCCCCGAGGAAATCGCCTCCGTCTGCCGCTTCCTGCTCTCGGACGAAGCCTCGATCATCACCGGCGCCAGCCTGGTGGCGGATGGCGGGTCGAGCATCGTCGACGTGCCGACATTGGCCTTCGGGCAGGTGTGA